From a single Lacerta agilis isolate rLacAgi1 chromosome 3, rLacAgi1.pri, whole genome shotgun sequence genomic region:
- the SMYD2 gene encoding N-lysine methyltransferase SMYD2 isoform X3 has product MCVFGQNWNPSETVRLTARIIAKQKTHPGRTESEKLLSITEFESHLDKLDNEKRELIQNDISALHHFYSKHIEYPDNAALVVLFGQVNCNGFTIEDEELSHLGSAIFPDVALMNHSCCPNVIVTYKGTVAEVRAVQEIEAGDEIFTSYIDLLYPTEDRNDRLRDSYFFTCDCRECITKKKDKDKLEIRKLNEPPSAEAVRDMIKYARNVIEEFRRAKHYKSPSELLEVCELSLDKMGAVFVESNVYMLHMMYQAMGVCLYMQDWEGALRYGQKIIKPYSKHYPLYSLNVASMWLKLGRLYMGLENRPAGVKALKKAIAIMEIAHGKDHPYVIEIKKELEAH; this is encoded by the exons ATGTGTGTGTTTGGGCAGAACTGGAATCCCTCAGAGACTGTGAGACTCACTGCAAGGATTATTGCCAAACAG AAAACACACCCTGGAAGGACTGAGTCAGAAAAGCTCCTTTCTATAACAGAGTTTGAATCCC atCTCGATAAGCTCGACAATGAAAAGAGAGAGTTGATTCAGAATGACATCTCGGCTCTCCATCACTTTTATTCAAAGCATATAGAATACCCTGACAATGCAGCTCTTGTGGTCCTTTTTGGTcaa gTGAACTGTAACGGCTTCACAATTGAAGATGAAGAACTTTCACACTTGGGATCGGCGATATTCCCCGA TGTGGCGCTCATGAACCACAGTTGTTGCCCCAACGTGATTGTCACCTACAAAGGGACCGTGgctgaagtcagagctgtgcaggAGATAGAAGCTGGTGATGAG ATTTTTACCAGTTACATTGACCTGCTATATCCCACAGAAGACAGGAATGATCGATTAAGAGATTCCTATTTCTTCACTTGCGATTGCAGAGAGTGCATTACTAAGAAAAAG GACAAAGATAAACTGGAAATCCGCAAGCTGAACGAGCCTCCATCAGCAGAAGCAGTGCGAGATATGATCAAATATGCCAGAAATGTGATTGAGGAATTCAGGAGGGCCAAACACTACAAAT CCCCAAGTGAACTGCTTGAGGTTTGCGAGCTTAGCTTGGACAAGATGGGCGCTGTGTTTGTCGAGAGCAATGTTTACATGCTGCACATGATGTACCAGGCTATGGGAGTCTGTCTGTACATGCAAGACTGGGAGGGTGCTTTGCGCTACGGGCAGAAGATTATCAAACCATACAG taaACATTATCCTTTATATTCCCTCAATGTGGCCTCCATGTGGCTGAAACTGGGGAGACTTTACATGGGCCTGGAAAACAGACCTGCTGGCGTTAAGGCTCTCAAGAAG
- the SMYD2 gene encoding N-lysine methyltransferase SMYD2 isoform X1 — MSSERSSETPALERFQSPGKGRGLRALRRFAVGELLFSCPAFTCVLTVNERGNHCECCFARKEGLSRCGRCKQAFYCNVECQKQDWPLHKLECSAMCVFGQNWNPSETVRLTARIIAKQKTHPGRTESEKLLSITEFESHLDKLDNEKRELIQNDISALHHFYSKHIEYPDNAALVVLFGQVNCNGFTIEDEELSHLGSAIFPDVALMNHSCCPNVIVTYKGTVAEVRAVQEIEAGDEIFTSYIDLLYPTEDRNDRLRDSYFFTCDCRECITKKKDKDKLEIRKLNEPPSAEAVRDMIKYARNVIEEFRRAKHYKSPSELLEVCELSLDKMGAVFVESNVYMLHMMYQAMGVCLYMQDWEGALRYGQKIIKPYSKHYPLYSLNVASMWLKLGRLYMGLENRPAGVKALKKAIAIMEIAHGKDHPYVIEIKKELEAH; from the exons ATGAGCTCGGAGAGGAGTTCCGAGACTCCGGCGCTGGAGCGTTTCCAGAGCCCGGGCAAAGGCCGGGGGCTGCGGGCTCTTCGCCGCTTCGCCGTCGGGGAGCTGCTCTTCTCGTGCCCGGCCTTCACGTGCGTGCTGACCGTCAACGAGAGGGGCAACCACTGCGAGTGCTGCTTCGCCAG GAAAGAAGGCTTGTCCAGGTGTGGAAGATGCAAGCAGGCTTTTTACTGCAACGTAGAATGCCAG AAACAGGACTGGCCCCTGCACAAGCTGGAATGCTCAGCCATGTGTGTGTTTGGGCAGAACTGGAATCCCTCAGAGACTGTGAGACTCACTGCAAGGATTATTGCCAAACAG AAAACACACCCTGGAAGGACTGAGTCAGAAAAGCTCCTTTCTATAACAGAGTTTGAATCCC atCTCGATAAGCTCGACAATGAAAAGAGAGAGTTGATTCAGAATGACATCTCGGCTCTCCATCACTTTTATTCAAAGCATATAGAATACCCTGACAATGCAGCTCTTGTGGTCCTTTTTGGTcaa gTGAACTGTAACGGCTTCACAATTGAAGATGAAGAACTTTCACACTTGGGATCGGCGATATTCCCCGA TGTGGCGCTCATGAACCACAGTTGTTGCCCCAACGTGATTGTCACCTACAAAGGGACCGTGgctgaagtcagagctgtgcaggAGATAGAAGCTGGTGATGAG ATTTTTACCAGTTACATTGACCTGCTATATCCCACAGAAGACAGGAATGATCGATTAAGAGATTCCTATTTCTTCACTTGCGATTGCAGAGAGTGCATTACTAAGAAAAAG GACAAAGATAAACTGGAAATCCGCAAGCTGAACGAGCCTCCATCAGCAGAAGCAGTGCGAGATATGATCAAATATGCCAGAAATGTGATTGAGGAATTCAGGAGGGCCAAACACTACAAAT CCCCAAGTGAACTGCTTGAGGTTTGCGAGCTTAGCTTGGACAAGATGGGCGCTGTGTTTGTCGAGAGCAATGTTTACATGCTGCACATGATGTACCAGGCTATGGGAGTCTGTCTGTACATGCAAGACTGGGAGGGTGCTTTGCGCTACGGGCAGAAGATTATCAAACCATACAG taaACATTATCCTTTATATTCCCTCAATGTGGCCTCCATGTGGCTGAAACTGGGGAGACTTTACATGGGCCTGGAAAACAGACCTGCTGGCGTTAAGGCTCTCAAGAAG
- the SMYD2 gene encoding N-lysine methyltransferase SMYD2 isoform X2, with protein MSSERSSETPALERFQSPGKGRGLRALRRFAVGELLFSCPAFTCVLTVNERGNHCECCFARKEGLSRCGRCKQAFYCNVECQKQDWPLHKLECSAMCVFGQNWNPSETVRLTARIIAKQKTHPGRTESEKLLSITEFESHLDKLDNEKRELIQNDISALHHFYSKHIEYPDNAALVVLFGQVNCNGFTIEDEELSHLGSAIFPDVALMNHSCCPNVIVTYKGTVAEVRAVQEIEAGDEIFTSYIDLLYPTEDRNDRLRDSYFFTCDCRECITKKKDKDKLEIRKLNEPPSAEAVRDMIKYARNVIEEFRRAKHYKSPSELLEVCELSLDKMGAVFVESNVYMLHMMYQAMGVCLYMQDWEGALRYGQKIIKPYRQLPSWR; from the exons ATGAGCTCGGAGAGGAGTTCCGAGACTCCGGCGCTGGAGCGTTTCCAGAGCCCGGGCAAAGGCCGGGGGCTGCGGGCTCTTCGCCGCTTCGCCGTCGGGGAGCTGCTCTTCTCGTGCCCGGCCTTCACGTGCGTGCTGACCGTCAACGAGAGGGGCAACCACTGCGAGTGCTGCTTCGCCAG GAAAGAAGGCTTGTCCAGGTGTGGAAGATGCAAGCAGGCTTTTTACTGCAACGTAGAATGCCAG AAACAGGACTGGCCCCTGCACAAGCTGGAATGCTCAGCCATGTGTGTGTTTGGGCAGAACTGGAATCCCTCAGAGACTGTGAGACTCACTGCAAGGATTATTGCCAAACAG AAAACACACCCTGGAAGGACTGAGTCAGAAAAGCTCCTTTCTATAACAGAGTTTGAATCCC atCTCGATAAGCTCGACAATGAAAAGAGAGAGTTGATTCAGAATGACATCTCGGCTCTCCATCACTTTTATTCAAAGCATATAGAATACCCTGACAATGCAGCTCTTGTGGTCCTTTTTGGTcaa gTGAACTGTAACGGCTTCACAATTGAAGATGAAGAACTTTCACACTTGGGATCGGCGATATTCCCCGA TGTGGCGCTCATGAACCACAGTTGTTGCCCCAACGTGATTGTCACCTACAAAGGGACCGTGgctgaagtcagagctgtgcaggAGATAGAAGCTGGTGATGAG ATTTTTACCAGTTACATTGACCTGCTATATCCCACAGAAGACAGGAATGATCGATTAAGAGATTCCTATTTCTTCACTTGCGATTGCAGAGAGTGCATTACTAAGAAAAAG GACAAAGATAAACTGGAAATCCGCAAGCTGAACGAGCCTCCATCAGCAGAAGCAGTGCGAGATATGATCAAATATGCCAGAAATGTGATTGAGGAATTCAGGAGGGCCAAACACTACAAAT CCCCAAGTGAACTGCTTGAGGTTTGCGAGCTTAGCTTGGACAAGATGGGCGCTGTGTTTGTCGAGAGCAATGTTTACATGCTGCACATGATGTACCAGGCTATGGGAGTCTGTCTGTACATGCAAGACTGGGAGGGTGCTTTGCGCTACGGGCAGAAGATTATCAAACCATACAG